The nucleotide window CCAGATGCCGGCGGTGACCAGGGTCGGGCCCCAGTCCCAGCCGAAGCCGCAGGCCATCTTGCGGATGAAGTTGAACGGCTCGGGGTAGGCGTTCGCGCGGGCACCGAGCAGGTCGCGGACCTGCTCGGCCTCGGTGTACGCGGAGGTGAACCGCACGGTCAGCGGCCGCGCGACGCCGTCGTTCAGGGCGGTGACGTCGTACCGGTAGCCGCGGTGCATGTTGCGGGTGGCGCCCAGCGCGTCGCCGCCCAGCTCGACGGCCGCCACCGTGTCGAGGCCGTCGAACACCAGGTCGATGCGCTCGTGCGGGTCACCGGTCCAGGCCACCTCGCGGGTGTACCGCCAGTCGGTGCGCCCGACCCAGGCGACCGCCTTCTCGTTGTCGTCCCGGAACGGGTCCGGCAGCCGGCCGTCGTTCAGCAGGTCGACGTGGACGCAGCCCGGTACGACCGCCGGCACGGCGACCCCGGCCAGCGACCGGGCCTGCTCGGGAAGCGCGCCGTCGGCCCGCAGCTCCCAGGATCCGCCGAGGTCTCGCGTCTGCGGCATATGCACGTCCTTCGTCATTTGGTGGCTCCGGCGGTGATGCCGTTGTAGATGAAGCGCTGGAGCAGCAGGAAGATCACGACAGTCGGCAGGAGGACGATCATCGTGCAGGCGGCGATCGCCTCCCACTGCGCGCCGTACGGGCCCTTGAAGCGGAACAGCGCGGTCGAGATGACGCTGAGGCCGGGCGATCGCATGTAGAGGAACGGGATGTAGAACTCGTTGTAGATGGCGATGCCCTTGATGATCACCACGGTGGCGATGGCCGGCTTCATCAGCGGCAGGATGATCCGGCGGTAGACGGTGAACCGGCCGGCGCCGTCGATCATCGCGGCCTGGTCCAGGCTCCGCGGGATCGACTGCATGAACTGCATGAAGATGTAGATGGACACGATGTCGGTGCCCAGGAACAGCACGATGGCCGACCACTGGGTGTTGACCAGGCCCATCGACTTGACGATCTGGTACGTGGCCACCTGCGTGGTGACGCCGGGCACCAGCGCGGCGACCAGGAAGAGGCCGAGGACCAGGCGCTTGAAACCGAACGTGAACCGGCTGACCGCGTATGCCGCGAGGGTGCCGATCAGGACCGTGCCGGTCAGCGAGACCACCAGGATGATCGTGGTGTTCCAGAAGCCGCGCAGCATGTTCCCGGCGGTCCAGGCGGTGACGAAGTTGTCGAGGTTGAGCCAGTTCCGCGGCGGGGTGAGCGGGCCCGTCGAGTTGTACTCCGCGTGCGTCTTGAGCGCGGCGAACAGCACGACCACGAGCGGGATGAGGACGACCAGCGACGCCAGCACGAGGG belongs to Amorphoplanes digitatis and includes:
- a CDS encoding carbohydrate ABC transporter permease codes for the protein MSGLARTAKYLSLVLASLVVLIPLVVVLFAALKTHAEYNSTGPLTPPRNWLNLDNFVTAWTAGNMLRGFWNTTIILVVSLTGTVLIGTLAAYAVSRFTFGFKRLVLGLFLVAALVPGVTTQVATYQIVKSMGLVNTQWSAIVLFLGTDIVSIYIFMQFMQSIPRSLDQAAMIDGAGRFTVYRRIILPLMKPAIATVVIIKGIAIYNEFYIPFLYMRSPGLSVISTALFRFKGPYGAQWEAIAACTMIVLLPTVVIFLLLQRFIYNGITAGATK